In Gimesia benthica, a single window of DNA contains:
- a CDS encoding ABC transporter ATP-binding protein — protein sequence MNERKSDPDYVVELRNVSRRFGVHDVLRDITFGVRRGETLVVIGESGCGKSVTMKMIMSLLEPSTGDVLWHGRSIKDRSTRELHRDRLRIGYLFQGAALFDSLSVYENVAFGLKQNTKLKKAEIDQIVVERLREVGLSETICQKKPAQLSGGMKKRVGLARALAMTPEVMLYDEPTTGLDPVMTDVINELILQTRARRPVTSIVVTHDMSTVRKVADRIIMLYPLSRLQPDEPQIVFEGTAEEAFQSSNPRVHQFVHGEAGDRLREMAEAG from the coding sequence ATGAATGAACGGAAATCAGATCCGGATTATGTTGTCGAACTGCGGAACGTCTCGCGGCGTTTCGGGGTGCATGACGTGTTGCGCGATATTACGTTCGGTGTCCGACGCGGTGAGACGCTGGTCGTGATCGGCGAGAGTGGTTGCGGCAAAAGCGTGACCATGAAAATGATCATGAGCCTGCTGGAGCCCTCAACCGGTGACGTGCTCTGGCACGGGCGTTCGATCAAAGATCGCAGCACGCGAGAACTGCACCGCGACCGATTGCGGATCGGCTACCTGTTTCAGGGGGCGGCTTTGTTCGACAGTCTTTCGGTCTATGAGAATGTCGCCTTTGGGCTGAAGCAGAATACCAAGCTGAAGAAAGCGGAAATCGACCAGATTGTCGTCGAGCGGCTGCGGGAAGTCGGCCTGTCGGAAACCATCTGTCAGAAGAAGCCGGCCCAGTTATCCGGCGGGATGAAAAAGCGGGTCGGGCTGGCGCGGGCGCTGGCCATGACGCCGGAAGTCATGCTGTATGATGAGCCCACGACCGGACTGGATCCGGTCATGACTGACGTGATTAACGAGTTGATTCTGCAGACACGGGCCCGTCGGCCAGTGACGAGTATCGTGGTCACGCACGATATGAGCACGGTTAGAAAGGTCGCGGATCGGATCATCATGCTGTATCCACTGTCTCGACTGCAGCCCGATGAACCGCAGATCGTATTCGAAGGGACCGCGGAGGAAGCCTTTCAGTCCTCCAATCCCCGCGTGCATCAGTTCGTCCACGGCGAAGCCGGGGATCGACTGCGAGAGATGGCAGAAGCGGGTTAA
- a CDS encoding VOC family protein, producing MSDIPKISPFLWFDNNAEEAIDYYTSIFKNSKRFDVSRYGEGGPGPAGSVMVAAFELEGQRFTALNGGPLFKFNEAVSFVVNCDSQDEIDEYWEKLSAGGEPGQCGWLKDRFGLSWQIVPTILPELMQTGDAEKTGRVMAALMQMTKLEIDGLQRAFDGA from the coding sequence ATGTCAGATATTCCGAAAATCTCCCCCTTCCTCTGGTTCGACAACAACGCAGAAGAGGCCATCGATTATTACACTTCGATTTTCAAGAACTCGAAACGCTTCGACGTGTCGCGTTACGGCGAAGGGGGACCGGGGCCCGCGGGGTCGGTGATGGTCGCAGCTTTTGAACTGGAAGGCCAGCGGTTTACCGCGTTGAACGGCGGCCCCTTGTTCAAGTTCAACGAAGCCGTTTCGTTCGTGGTAAATTGCGACAGTCAGGACGAGATCGACGAATATTGGGAAAAACTGTCAGCGGGAGGCGAACCGGGCCAGTGTGGCTGGCTCAAAGACCGGTTTGGCCTTTCCTGGCAGATCGTGCCGACAATCCTGCCCGAGTTGATGCAAACGGGAGATGCGGAGAAAACCGGCCGGGTGATGGCGGCATTGATGCAGATGACGAAGCTGGAGATCGATGGGTTGCAGCGGGCCTTTGATGGAGCCTGA
- a CDS encoding YciI family protein, with translation MRFVCLGYYDEAWMEGKSEEELSTAMEECFAYDDELRRGGHFIGGQALQHASQAVTLRTVNGQVDVTDGPFAETREQIGGLLFLEARDLNHAIALISRHPGIGMGPFEIHPVNEEISALIKERDAAIQ, from the coding sequence ATGAGATTTGTCTGCCTGGGATATTACGATGAAGCATGGATGGAGGGGAAATCGGAGGAAGAACTTTCAACCGCAATGGAAGAATGTTTTGCCTACGATGACGAACTCCGGCGGGGAGGCCATTTTATCGGAGGGCAGGCACTACAGCATGCCAGCCAGGCGGTGACGCTGCGGACTGTGAACGGACAGGTGGATGTGACCGATGGCCCTTTTGCAGAGACCAGGGAACAGATCGGCGGCCTGTTGTTTCTGGAAGCCCGGGATCTGAACCATGCGATCGCTCTGATTTCGCGGCATCCGGGAATCGGCATGGGACCGTTTGAGATCCATCCAGTGAATGAAGAGATCAGTGCGCTGATCAAGGAACGGGACGCGGCAATTCAGTAA
- a CDS encoding leucine-rich repeat domain-containing protein, with product MRFFSVALLTALSLTQIPALSAADQKKDPAVEQAKSKVRAAGGSVLELAQNDDRLEVAFHLSDQKVTDDTLKTLAGLPKVSSLNLRGTEVTSAGLAHLKNLKDLTHLHLEKTKVDDAGLKHLQALPNLEYLNLYGTAVTDAGISQLSPLKKLKRLYVWQTKVTRPAGLALQEQITGLEVIGIPEPPKPVAAEKPEVPKPAETKPAEKKPEPKKPEPKKEAKPAEKKAEKKEDKKPAEKKADEKKPAEKKEAAKKDEKKK from the coding sequence ATGAGATTTTTTTCTGTCGCGCTGCTGACTGCTCTTTCCCTCACCCAGATTCCGGCCCTCTCCGCCGCAGACCAGAAAAAAGACCCTGCCGTCGAGCAGGCAAAATCCAAAGTGCGTGCCGCTGGCGGCTCGGTACTGGAACTGGCTCAAAACGATGACCGCCTCGAAGTTGCCTTTCACCTGTCAGACCAGAAAGTCACCGACGACACTCTCAAAACGCTGGCAGGACTCCCCAAAGTCTCTTCCCTGAACCTGCGGGGCACCGAAGTCACCTCTGCCGGGCTCGCGCACCTGAAGAACCTCAAAGACCTGACGCACCTCCACCTGGAAAAAACCAAGGTCGACGATGCCGGGCTGAAACACCTGCAGGCACTTCCCAATCTCGAATACCTGAACCTGTATGGCACCGCGGTTACTGACGCTGGAATCTCTCAGCTCAGTCCTCTGAAAAAACTGAAACGCCTCTACGTCTGGCAGACCAAGGTCACCCGCCCCGCTGGACTGGCGCTGCAGGAGCAGATCACCGGCCTGGAAGTCATCGGCATTCCTGAACCACCAAAACCAGTGGCCGCCGAAAAGCCGGAAGTTCCCAAACCCGCAGAAACAAAACCTGCTGAGAAGAAACCGGAACCCAAGAAACCAGAGCCCAAAAAAGAAGCGAAGCCTGCAGAAAAGAAAGCCGAGAAAAAAGAAGACAAGAAACCGGCTGAAAAGAAAGCAGACGAGAAAAAGCCCGCAGAGAAGAAAGAAGCTGCGAAAAAAGACGAGAAGAAGAAATAA
- a CDS encoding VOC family protein, which produces MNSSSVKPIPAGVHSITPHLACSNAAEAIEFYKKAFDAEELMRLPGPDGKLVHACLKIGDSQIMLADVREECGMKGPDALGGTPVSIHLQVEDVDAVFNQAIEAGATLIMPVMEMFWGDRYGQVDDPFGHRWSVATHVRDLSFEEIQAGMQAMFEQNQNG; this is translated from the coding sequence ATGAACAGTTCCAGCGTTAAACCAATTCCCGCAGGCGTGCACAGTATCACTCCCCATCTGGCTTGTTCGAATGCAGCCGAGGCCATTGAGTTTTATAAAAAGGCTTTTGACGCCGAAGAACTGATGCGGCTGCCCGGACCAGATGGCAAACTGGTACACGCCTGTCTGAAGATTGGTGATTCCCAGATCATGCTGGCCGACGTACGCGAAGAGTGTGGGATGAAAGGACCGGATGCACTGGGAGGAACCCCGGTTTCAATTCACCTGCAGGTCGAGGATGTGGATGCGGTCTTTAATCAGGCAATCGAAGCCGGTGCGACTTTGATTATGCCGGTCATGGAGATGTTCTGGGGCGACCGCTACGGTCAGGTAGACGATCCCTTTGGTCATCGCTGGTCTGTCGCGACGCATGTGCGTGATCTGAGTTTCGAAGAGATTCAGGCAGGCATGCAGGCGATGTTCGAACAGAATCAGAACGGCTGA
- a CDS encoding MlaD family protein translates to MTDRQIQFRVGLFVISALLTGAGMIFQFGQLENLWKKKYTVAMRFESISGVHRGTPVVRHGIRIGEVDKIITSDSKPGVVLLVKIDETQHLRKDASPQIVTSIMGDSKIVISPGVDKKFLEPGERLIGQSSTDPMEVVYRMEQQVSKTLSAFTETSQEWGKLAGNMNRLLETKEGNIDVVVERAATSLEEFSQAMRQMNAMMKNVNMLVADPQQQENLKRSLAAMPAMIESTQRTISSVEVAVQKAGQNLDNLSRVTDPLAKHSQSMVVKLDRSLSRLDAMMAELNSFTRALNQGDGSLKKFISDPDLYRNMNRSASSLTVLLNNLEPIARDIRIFSDRIARHPEILGVSGAMKGSSGIKESGEQPSRVRQSGYSFPATKQP, encoded by the coding sequence ATGACGGATCGCCAGATACAATTTCGAGTAGGACTGTTCGTGATTTCTGCACTGCTGACCGGTGCGGGAATGATCTTTCAGTTCGGCCAGCTGGAAAACCTCTGGAAGAAGAAATATACCGTTGCGATGCGGTTCGAGTCGATTTCCGGCGTGCATCGCGGAACGCCCGTTGTACGGCACGGTATCCGCATTGGTGAAGTCGATAAGATCATTACCAGCGACAGCAAGCCGGGGGTGGTGCTGCTGGTCAAGATCGATGAAACACAGCACCTGCGAAAAGATGCCAGCCCGCAGATCGTGACGAGCATCATGGGGGATTCGAAGATCGTGATCTCCCCCGGTGTCGATAAGAAGTTCCTGGAACCAGGCGAGCGGCTGATTGGTCAGTCTTCGACGGACCCGATGGAAGTTGTCTATCGCATGGAACAACAGGTGAGTAAGACGCTTTCCGCCTTCACCGAGACCAGCCAGGAATGGGGTAAGCTGGCGGGGAACATGAACCGACTGCTGGAGACCAAAGAAGGCAATATTGATGTCGTGGTCGAACGGGCGGCGACATCGCTGGAGGAATTCTCGCAGGCGATGCGGCAGATGAACGCGATGATGAAGAATGTGAATATGCTCGTCGCCGATCCCCAGCAGCAGGAGAATCTGAAACGTTCGCTGGCTGCGATGCCGGCGATGATCGAGAGTACTCAGCGGACTATCTCGTCCGTCGAAGTCGCGGTCCAGAAAGCCGGTCAGAATCTGGATAACCTGTCGCGGGTCACCGATCCGCTGGCCAAGCACAGCCAGTCGATGGTGGTTAAGCTCGACCGGAGCCTGTCACGTCTGGATGCCATGATGGCCGAGCTGAATTCATTTACGCGGGCCTTGAACCAGGGAGACGGATCGCTCAAGAAATTCATCTCCGATCCGGACCTGTATCGGAATATGAACCGGTCGGCCAGTTCGCTGACGGTGCTGTTGAACAACCTGGAACCGATCGCGCGGGACATCCGCATCTTCAGCGACCGGATTGCCCGCCACCCGGAAATTCTGGGAGTGAGCGGGGCGATGAAGGGGAGTTCGGGCATCAAGGAATCCGGCGAACAACCCTCGCGGGTCAGGCAGTCGGGGTATTCGTTCCCTGCTACGAAACAGCCCTGA
- a CDS encoding DUF1579 domain-containing protein: MFEKPQAEHEWLKQLTGSWIAETECQMGPGEPTYNSVGDVNCRSLGGMWFLIEGGGEDEESGSWSTLMTLGYDIKLGQYVGSFAGSMMSCLWSYQGGLDATGRKLTLDTVGPKCGSEGTTSYKDAIEVIDESRWILSSEMLTEEGEWLQIMTSEHRRKN, encoded by the coding sequence ATGTTTGAGAAGCCACAGGCAGAACACGAATGGCTGAAGCAGTTAACAGGCAGCTGGATTGCAGAGACCGAGTGCCAGATGGGACCGGGAGAGCCAACCTATAATTCGGTCGGTGATGTGAACTGCCGCTCTCTGGGGGGGATGTGGTTTCTGATTGAAGGGGGCGGAGAAGATGAAGAATCCGGTTCCTGGTCGACACTGATGACGCTGGGATACGATATCAAACTCGGTCAGTATGTCGGTAGTTTTGCGGGGTCGATGATGTCCTGTCTCTGGTCTTATCAGGGAGGCCTGGATGCGACAGGACGCAAACTGACGCTGGACACAGTGGGGCCGAAGTGCGGGAGCGAAGGGACCACTTCTTATAAAGATGCGATCGAAGTGATTGATGAATCCAGGTGGATTCTGAGCAGTGAAATGCTGACCGAAGAGGGGGAGTGGCTGCAGATCATGACGTCGGAACATCGACGGAAAAACTAA
- a CDS encoding RNA polymerase sigma factor has protein sequence MSETSSQSIRQQVDVIYQRESRRVFATLIRLLGDFDLAEEAMHDAFTAAVVQWEETGIPDQPRAWLVSTGRFKAIDSLRRRARFDEAQQEVVQRLEGVATQNADRSEQDVEDDRLRLIFTCCHPAIAPQVQVPLTLREVCGLTTEEIASAFLTSPSTMAQRIVRGKAKIRDANIPYVIPERSELPERLDAVLTVVYLVFNEGYAASSGDSLTRRDLSEEAIRLGRLLAELLDDTEVMGLLALMLLHESRRKARTTAEGDLILLEDQDRSLWDREKIREGIALVERAIASGEVGSYAIQAAISAVHAGAPSAAATDWTRIVEWYDLLLQATPSPIVELNRAVAVAMQQGPDAGVELIDAILARGELSEYHLVYAARADLCRRSGRDAEARTAYEQALSLVNQASERRFLEKRLQELDESRISPES, from the coding sequence ATGAGTGAGACTTCTTCCCAGTCAATTCGACAGCAGGTCGATGTGATCTATCAGCGCGAATCGCGGCGGGTGTTCGCGACACTGATCCGTCTGCTGGGGGACTTTGATCTGGCTGAAGAAGCCATGCACGATGCCTTTACCGCGGCGGTGGTGCAATGGGAGGAGACGGGTATTCCCGATCAACCCCGGGCCTGGCTGGTTTCCACGGGGCGTTTCAAAGCCATCGACAGTCTCCGCCGTCGAGCTCGTTTCGATGAAGCACAACAGGAAGTCGTACAGCGACTGGAAGGCGTTGCCACTCAGAATGCCGACCGCTCTGAGCAGGATGTGGAAGACGACCGGCTGCGGCTGATCTTCACCTGCTGTCACCCGGCGATTGCCCCCCAGGTGCAGGTTCCGTTGACACTCCGCGAGGTCTGTGGTCTGACGACGGAAGAGATTGCGAGTGCATTTCTGACGTCTCCTTCCACGATGGCACAGCGGATCGTCCGCGGTAAAGCGAAGATCCGGGACGCAAATATTCCGTATGTGATTCCGGAACGATCCGAGTTGCCCGAACGACTGGATGCTGTGCTGACTGTGGTCTACCTCGTGTTTAACGAAGGCTATGCAGCTTCCTCCGGTGATTCACTGACGCGGCGGGATCTGTCAGAAGAGGCGATCCGGCTGGGACGACTGCTCGCGGAACTGCTGGATGATACCGAGGTGATGGGCCTCCTGGCTCTGATGCTGCTGCATGAATCGCGTCGGAAAGCCCGGACAACAGCAGAGGGAGATTTGATTCTGCTGGAAGACCAGGATCGGAGTCTCTGGGATCGGGAGAAAATACGTGAGGGAATCGCTCTGGTCGAACGTGCGATTGCATCGGGGGAGGTGGGAAGCTACGCGATCCAGGCAGCGATTTCAGCCGTACACGCGGGAGCGCCGAGTGCTGCTGCGACAGACTGGACGCGGATTGTCGAATGGTACGATCTGCTGTTGCAGGCGACACCATCCCCAATTGTCGAACTGAACCGGGCGGTCGCGGTCGCGATGCAACAGGGGCCTGATGCGGGAGTGGAACTGATTGACGCAATCCTTGCGCGGGGGGAACTGAGTGAATATCACCTGGTCTATGCGGCACGCGCCGATCTCTGTCGCCGGTCGGGCCGGGATGCTGAAGCGCGGACCGCGTACGAACAGGCCTTGTCTCTGGTGAATCAGGCTTCGGAGCGGAGGTTCCTGGAAAAACGACTGCAGGAACTGGACGAGAGCCGCATCTCTCCGGAATCTTGA
- a CDS encoding MlaE family ABC transporter permease translates to MSSASPSVPRDTIIHGLGRGVINLVCLLGDLFLFAWEMLGWIITRLPPRSNLWSCMYHIGIQSIPVILITGGFIGMVLAVQSYDQFKLMHLENQIGAVIAISLVEELGPVLAAIMLAGRVGTSMSAELGTMRVTEQIDALRALGADPIHYLVVPRFLACCLLIPLLTIIADAIGILGGWFFSTQILGVDSFYYWYYSKNFVFAYDVMGGIFKSFFFGAAISLISCHRGFHCGAGAEGVGKAATEAFVYSFIVIMILDFLLGVSIVNFYHFMQTVYPGVLR, encoded by the coding sequence ATGTCATCGGCTTCACCTTCGGTCCCGCGAGACACCATTATTCATGGCCTGGGACGCGGAGTGATCAATCTTGTCTGTCTGCTGGGCGACCTGTTCCTGTTTGCCTGGGAAATGCTGGGCTGGATCATCACCCGGCTGCCTCCCCGGAGTAATCTCTGGTCGTGCATGTATCACATCGGGATTCAGAGTATCCCCGTGATTCTGATAACGGGCGGCTTTATCGGCATGGTGCTCGCGGTGCAGTCTTACGATCAGTTCAAGCTGATGCATCTGGAGAACCAGATTGGTGCCGTGATCGCGATTTCGCTGGTCGAAGAACTTGGTCCCGTGCTGGCAGCCATCATGCTGGCGGGACGCGTCGGAACTTCCATGTCTGCGGAACTGGGAACGATGCGGGTGACCGAACAGATCGACGCCTTACGTGCACTCGGAGCGGATCCCATTCACTACCTCGTAGTGCCCCGATTCCTGGCCTGCTGCCTGCTGATTCCGCTGCTGACTATCATCGCGGATGCGATCGGCATTCTGGGGGGCTGGTTTTTCAGTACCCAGATCCTGGGAGTCGATTCCTTTTACTACTGGTATTATTCGAAGAATTTTGTGTTCGCTTATGATGTCATGGGCGGAATTTTCAAGAGCTTCTTTTTTGGTGCCGCGATCTCATTGATCTCCTGTCACCGGGGCTTCCATTGCGGGGCTGGTGCGGAAGGGGTTGGTAAAGCGGCAACCGAAGCGTTTGTGTATTCCTTTATTGTGATCATGATTCTCGACTTCCTGCTGGGGGTTTCGATTGTCAACTTCTACCACTTCATGCAGACCGTGTATCCGGGTGTGCTCAGGTAG
- a CDS encoding alkaline phosphatase PhoX translates to MSQSCSRRRFLQAAITAPAAGTVFSRFLSTASAKGIVKDHSDLRTVADETTGLPLLRLQDGFRYRSFGWTGDVMSDGVVTPEGHDGMGVIAQNGDIVTICRNHEIKGSRTFGPPELTFDPKAGGGCANLQFNVKTGEWLKSWTSLAGTVQNCAGGPTPWGSWLSCEETVIGPHESFRDVQYEHEKHHGWVFEVPAEGTASLEPLQALGRFVHEALAIDPKNGIIYETEDRDTAGFYRFLPNEREVLSKGGTLQMLKIKGQDDLRTGAQRGVRYQAEWVDIEDPIRRNTPGKNDGLGVYSQGKAQGATTFGRLEGCWYGDGLVYFNCTDGGEAGLGQIWAFSPEEQTLGLVFQSPSHDILDSPDNLTVSPRGGLVLCEDADLKPLRLHTLSRKGLLQTLAINNIHLHKGEHPRLIGDFTGGEWAGATFSPDGEWLFVNIQDPGVTFAITGPWHELGV, encoded by the coding sequence TTGTCGCAATCCTGCTCACGCCGCCGCTTCTTACAGGCAGCTATTACCGCTCCCGCAGCGGGGACTGTCTTCTCCCGTTTTCTCTCGACCGCCTCTGCCAAGGGGATTGTTAAAGATCACTCCGATCTCAGAACGGTAGCCGATGAGACTACCGGTCTGCCCCTGTTACGGTTACAGGACGGTTTTCGTTATCGTTCATTTGGCTGGACCGGCGACGTCATGTCGGATGGTGTGGTCACTCCGGAAGGTCACGACGGGATGGGCGTGATTGCCCAGAACGGAGATATCGTCACCATCTGCCGGAATCACGAAATTAAAGGGTCGCGCACTTTTGGGCCTCCCGAGCTGACCTTCGACCCTAAAGCCGGTGGTGGCTGTGCGAATCTGCAGTTTAACGTCAAGACCGGTGAATGGCTGAAGAGCTGGACGAGCCTGGCGGGAACCGTCCAGAACTGTGCCGGCGGTCCGACACCGTGGGGCAGCTGGCTGTCATGTGAAGAGACCGTGATCGGACCTCACGAAAGTTTCCGTGACGTGCAGTACGAACACGAGAAACATCACGGCTGGGTATTTGAAGTTCCCGCGGAAGGAACAGCTTCGCTGGAGCCTTTGCAGGCCCTGGGGCGGTTTGTGCATGAAGCACTGGCCATCGATCCCAAAAACGGAATCATCTATGAGACCGAAGACCGCGATACAGCGGGCTTCTATCGTTTCCTGCCCAACGAACGGGAAGTCCTCTCCAAAGGGGGGACGCTGCAGATGCTGAAAATCAAGGGGCAGGATGATCTCCGCACCGGGGCACAGCGAGGTGTTCGCTATCAGGCTGAGTGGGTCGACATTGAAGATCCGATCCGCCGCAACACACCGGGCAAAAATGACGGTCTCGGCGTTTACTCGCAGGGCAAAGCTCAGGGGGCGACTACTTTCGGTCGTCTGGAAGGTTGCTGGTACGGCGACGGACTGGTCTACTTCAACTGCACGGATGGTGGCGAAGCCGGGCTGGGACAGATCTGGGCCTTCTCTCCCGAAGAGCAGACATTGGGCCTCGTGTTCCAGTCGCCGTCGCATGACATTCTGGATAGTCCCGACAACCTGACTGTCAGCCCGCGTGGCGGTCTGGTGCTGTGTGAAGATGCTGACCTGAAACCGTTGCGGCTGCACACACTGAGCCGGAAAGGGCTGCTGCAGACCCTGGCGATCAATAACATCCATCTGCACAAGGGTGAGCATCCCCGACTGATCGGCGATTTTACCGGCGGCGAATGGGCGGGAGCCACTTTCAGTCCCGACGGAGAATGGCTGTTCGTGAATATTCAGGATCCGGGTGTAACCTTTGCGATCACCGGCCCCTGGCATGAACTGGGAGTCTGA
- a CDS encoding SRPBCC family protein: MEITYHEEILAPIEIVFDFLNDDEKMKLWMEGLESTEYPEGKNDDDPVGTIFVQTIREGGHSQQYAGIVTEYDPPTLIGVQLQSNAFRVDVTYELTDRGRKTDLDYTCELVFASLFYRIIGVLFKGLTNRILKNQMKLLKQLSEQAAVRRSPPPEA, translated from the coding sequence TTGGAGATCACCTACCATGAGGAAATCCTCGCTCCCATCGAAATCGTCTTCGACTTTCTGAATGACGATGAGAAGATGAAACTCTGGATGGAAGGGCTCGAGTCGACCGAGTATCCCGAAGGCAAAAACGATGACGATCCCGTGGGCACGATCTTTGTGCAGACCATCCGGGAAGGCGGGCACTCACAGCAGTATGCGGGCATCGTCACCGAATACGATCCTCCCACACTGATCGGCGTGCAGCTGCAGAGCAATGCCTTTCGCGTCGACGTCACCTATGAGCTGACTGACCGGGGACGCAAAACCGATCTGGATTACACCTGCGAGCTGGTCTTCGCTTCGCTGTTCTATCGCATCATCGGTGTACTCTTCAAAGGCCTGACAAATCGGATCCTGAAAAACCAGATGAAATTACTGAAACAGCTGTCAGAACAGGCTGCCGTCCGCCGCTCTCCCCCACCGGAAGCGTAG
- a CDS encoding GntR family transcriptional regulator, which yields MSLKNYIKNDLEVRLRSGQELPAPLTLEALSDHYQVSFSPVRLALAELVDAGLLQKGANRRLEINEGKIKPLKKGQSAALPKPPTDMFELITNDFVKLSLQGEPVDIREEATAKQYKISRSSLRIILNRLAGAGILDHIPRRGWRLRPFRQEDMQAFLEVRELLELKALELAKPRLVKEELQQILDGNVIPESKDAEALIDNSLHAYIIEKAGNHYIQDFFQRQGKYYDILFDWEDQDRETAIETVRQHQAILQALIAEDWKTARKALSYHIKDNHPILSKIVKQS from the coding sequence ATGTCACTGAAAAATTACATCAAGAATGATCTCGAAGTTCGCTTACGCAGCGGTCAGGAACTGCCGGCCCCGCTGACGCTGGAAGCGCTGTCGGATCATTACCAGGTTAGTTTTTCTCCGGTACGGCTGGCACTCGCGGAACTGGTTGACGCGGGTCTGTTGCAGAAGGGAGCCAACCGTCGCCTGGAGATCAACGAGGGGAAGATCAAGCCGTTGAAGAAGGGACAGTCTGCTGCCCTGCCCAAACCCCCGACGGATATGTTCGAACTGATCACGAATGATTTCGTGAAACTGAGTCTGCAGGGCGAGCCGGTTGATATCCGGGAAGAAGCGACTGCGAAACAGTACAAGATCAGCCGATCCTCACTGCGGATTATCCTCAATCGCCTGGCGGGAGCCGGGATTCTGGATCATATTCCCCGCAGGGGCTGGCGGCTGAGACCGTTTCGTCAGGAAGACATGCAGGCGTTTCTGGAAGTGCGCGAACTGCTGGAGCTCAAGGCGCTCGAACTGGCGAAACCACGACTGGTCAAAGAGGAACTGCAGCAGATCCTGGACGGAAATGTGATTCCGGAATCAAAAGATGCTGAAGCGTTGATCGATAATAGTCTGCACGCCTACATCATTGAGAAAGCGGGCAATCATTACATCCAGGACTTTTTTCAGCGGCAGGGGAAGTACTATGACATCCTGTTTGACTGGGAAGACCAGGACCGGGAGACGGCCATCGAAACGGTGCGGCAGCATCAGGCCATTCTTCAGGCACTGATTGCAGAGGACTGGAAGACCGCCCGCAAAGCGTTGTCGTATCACATCAAAGATAATCATCCGATTCTGAGTAAGATTGTGAAGCAGTCTTAA